One Spinacia oleracea cultivar Varoflay chromosome 4, BTI_SOV_V1, whole genome shotgun sequence DNA segment encodes these proteins:
- the LOC110783297 gene encoding uncharacterized protein At2g37660, chloroplastic yields the protein MATKLSFPPISDYPFKHQRNPKSFQSISPFSLIPTNYYYNYYGSNPNFKNVCSIKSPPPVIRAVKQDVIQSTDSESTLESNFPSASSSKLVLVVGGSGGVGQIVVASLLNRDIKIRLLVRDPEKATKLFCEHDEEKLQVCKGDTRSQENLDPSVLEGVTHVICCTGTTAFPSRRWDGDNTPERVDWDGVRNLISILPSSVKRFVLVSSVGVTKFNELPWSVMNLFGVLKYKKMGEDFLRDSGIPYTIIRPGRLTDGPYTSYDLNTLLKATAGERRAVLMGQGDKLVGEASRLVVAEACIQSLDIESTEGEIFEINSVQGDGPGSDPQQWRELFDAARTK from the exons ATGGCAACAAAACTGTCATTCCCTCCAATTTCAGATTACCCCTTCAAACATCAAAGAAACCCTAAATCATTTCAATCAATTTCCCCTTTTTCTTTAATACCcacaaattattattataattattatggtTCAAACCCCAATTTCAAGAATGTTTGCTCTATAAAATCACCACCACCAGTAATTCGTGCTGTGAAACAAGATGTCATTCAATCAACTGATTCAGAGTCAACCCTTGAGTCCAATTTCCCTTCAGCTTCGTCTTCTAAGTTGGTTCTTGTTGTTGGTGGCTCTGGTGGTgttg GGCAGATTGTAGTGGCATCATTGCTCAATCGTGATATCAAAATACGTCTTTTAGTACGAGATCCTGAAAAAGCAACTAAATTGTTTTGTGAACACGATGAAGAGAAACtacaa GTGTGTAAGGGGGACACAAGGAGTCAAGAGAATCTTGATCCATCAGTTCTTGAG GGTGTAACACATGTTATATGTTGCACGGGGACTACAGCTTTTCCTTCACGGAGATGGGACGGAGATAATACGCCTGAAAGAGTAG ATTGGGATGGAGTCAGAAACCTCATATCTATACTACCGTCATCTGTGAAgagatttgttcttgtttcatCGGTTGGAGTGACAAAGTTCAATGAACTACCATGGAG CGTCATGAATCTTTTTGGTGTTCTGAAGTACAAAAAAATGGGAGAGGATTTTCTTCGTGATTCTGGGATTCCTTATACTATAATCAG ACCTGGGAGGTTGACTGATGGCCCGTATACCTCATATGATCTCAATACTCTGCTCAAAGCTACAGCTGGGGAGCGTCGTGCTGTACTCATGGGTCAAG GAGACAAGCTCGTTGGAGAAGCAAGCAGACTAGTTGTAGCTGAGGCTTGTATACAGTCACTGGATATTGAATCCACAGAAGGGGAGATTTTTGAAATCAATTCTGTTCAG GGAGATGGACCGGGGAGTGATCCACAGCAGTGGAGAGAACTGTTCGACGCTGCTCGGACAAAATAA
- the LOC110783298 gene encoding pseudouridine-5'-phosphate glycosidase gives MDSAISRLSNIAGHLNPQPCFSTSHLPKGGNRGMIKISTEVSNALSRGAAVVALESTIICHGMPYPQNFQTAKEIEAIVRDSGAIPATIAILDGIPHIGLKIEELERLARTGAQVRKTARRDIASVVASGGDGATTVSATMFFASMVGISVFVTGGIGGVHRHGEQTMDVSSDLTELGRTPVAVVCAGAKSILDIPRTLEYLETQGVCVAGYKTNEFPAFFTETSGCKVSCRIDSPEDAARLIEANTKLNLGTGVLIAVPIPKEYSASGSFVESAIQKALTEAKEQNIKGSAETPFLLSRVNELTGGASLASNIALVKNNATTGSKIAVCLAQLRGYDDQVKS, from the exons ATGGATTCAGCAATTTCAAGACTCTCTAATATTGCAGGACACCTAAATCCTCAACCTTGTTTTTCAACCTCTCATCTTCCCAAG GGTGGGAATAGGGGGATGATCAAAATAAGCACTGAAGTCTCTAATGCTCTATCTCGTGGAGCAGCAGTTGTTGCTTTGGAATCCACTATTATTTGTCATG GAATGCCCTACCCTCAAAATTTTCAAACTGCGAAGGAGATAGAGGCAATTGTGAGAGACAGTGGAGCTATTCCTGCAACCATTGCTATTCTGGACGGAATTCCGCACATAG GTCTTAAAATTGAAGAGTTGGAGAGGCTTGCCAGAACAGGAGCTCAAGTTCGAAAGACTGCTCGTCGTGACATTGCTTCTGTT GTCGCTTCAGGAGGAGATGGTGCTACAACCGTTTCAGCAACAATGTTTTTTGCCTCAATG GTTGGCATTTCAGTCTTTGTGACTGGAGGAATTGGGGGAGTACACAGGCACGGAGAGCAAA CCATGGATGTATCTTCTGATCTTACTGAGCTGGGGAGGACGCCGGTAGCAGTGGTTTGTGCTGGTGCTAAATCAATACTTGACATACCTAGAACCCTCGAGTATTTG GAAACTCAAGGAGTGTGTGTTGCCGGATATAAGACCAACGAATTTCCTGCCTTTTTTACTGAAACGAGTGGCTGCAAG GTTTCGTGTCGCATAGACTCCCCAGAAGATGCTGCTCGGTTAATAG AAGCAAACACAAAACTCAATCTCGGAACTGGGGTGCTAATTGCAGTTCCCATTCCCAAAGAATACTCTGCTTCTGGAAGCTTTGTTGAATCTGCAATACAGAAAGCCTTGACGGAAGCAAA GGAGCAAAATATAAAGGGAAGTGCTGAAACTCCTTTCTTGCTTTCAAGAGTGAATGAATTAACTGGAGGAGCTTCATTGGCTTCTA ATATCGCTCTTGTGAAGAATAACGCTACCACTGGTTCTAAGATTGCTGTTTGTCTTGCCCAATTGAGAGGATATGATGATCAAGTCAAATCTTGA